A genomic window from Algoriphagus sp. Y33 includes:
- a CDS encoding Glu/Leu/Phe/Val dehydrogenase, with product MLEIKATETVRESSIFGQITTMDHEQLVICNDEATGLKALIGIHNTTLGPALGGTRMWPYASEEEAITDVLRLSRGMTFKNALAGLNLGGGKAVILGDPKLKNEAFLRRFGRFVQSLGGRYVTAEDVNMNTSDMEYIGMETRHVTGLPEIKGGGGDPSPVTAYGVYMGIKAATKKAFGSDSLEGKRIGVQGVGQVGKYLIEHLVKEGATVLVTDIFEDKLLAVAKVTGAHPVDPNVIYDLEMDIYSPCALGATINDETIDRLKCAVIAGGANNQLKDEAKHGRILIEKGIVYAPDFLINAGGVINVGAEYFGGYNRETVYKQTEKIYDTCLDILNKSEKENIPAQQAAIETAKARIDAIGRVKLSF from the coding sequence ATGTTAGAGATTAAAGCTACCGAAACAGTACGTGAAAGTTCGATCTTTGGCCAAATCACCACTATGGATCACGAGCAACTAGTGATCTGCAATGATGAAGCAACCGGCCTAAAGGCATTGATCGGAATTCACAACACCACCTTGGGGCCTGCATTGGGAGGAACCCGTATGTGGCCTTATGCTTCTGAAGAGGAAGCAATTACAGACGTTCTTCGTCTTTCCAGAGGGATGACATTCAAAAACGCACTGGCGGGATTGAATCTGGGCGGCGGTAAGGCAGTAATTTTGGGAGATCCAAAACTGAAAAATGAAGCCTTTCTCAGACGTTTTGGCAGATTTGTCCAAAGTCTTGGCGGAAGGTATGTGACAGCTGAGGATGTAAACATGAACACTTCTGACATGGAATACATCGGGATGGAAACCCGCCATGTTACGGGTCTTCCTGAGATCAAAGGCGGAGGGGGCGATCCTTCCCCTGTCACTGCTTATGGCGTGTATATGGGAATCAAAGCAGCAACAAAAAAAGCATTTGGCTCAGATTCCCTAGAAGGAAAGCGAATCGGTGTACAAGGTGTGGGTCAGGTGGGTAAATACTTGATAGAGCACTTGGTGAAAGAAGGTGCCACCGTATTGGTAACGGATATCTTCGAAGACAAGCTCCTGGCTGTGGCAAAAGTAACTGGGGCACATCCCGTTGATCCAAATGTGATATACGACTTAGAGATGGACATCTATTCCCCATGTGCATTGGGAGCCACCATCAATGATGAGACCATAGACCGTCTGAAATGCGCCGTGATCGCCGGGGGTGCCAATAACCAACTGAAGGATGAAGCTAAGCACGGCCGTATTTTGATAGAAAAAGGGATCGTGTATGCACCCGACTTTCTTATCAATGCAGGAGGTGTCATCAACGTTGGAGCAGAGTACTTTGGCGGCTATAACAGGGAGACTGTCTACAAGCAAACGGAGAAAATATACGATACTTGCTTGGATATTCTGAATAAATCCGAAAAGGAAAATATCCCTGCGCAGCAAGCTGCTATCGAGACAGCGAAAGCAAGAATAGACGCCATCGGAAGAGTGAAGCTTTCTTTCTAA
- the nusB gene encoding transcription antitermination factor NusB, producing MLNRRILRVKAFQNLYAYEQCKGSNFNLAKDFIRTSFLPDLNSMEVQDKSALNKEAEEAIKLFEQNLTSKDLLKSSEASRKVKQVVLDALKRYHEANEKDHQFLLKNMVVSAERIPQLYLLAIELLQAFAKHVEKEIEKKKKFAGNNPVGFGNELNFPNNQVLASLRESDYYRTAIARNNVNLNDVELEIREWFRDYIKPSEHYQAYLELENPTAEQDFDLVDNLLKKVLFKNDVILNFFSEKDLNWTEDKSVVRSLASKVLKNAANLNEENENEMPEIAMNWDEDKEFFQNIFNFTIENDAKSKALITQKTKNWDIDRLAFTDKVIISMAIAEMKNFPSIPVKVSINEYIDISKTYSTPKSKQFVNGLLDVMAKELTDIGEIRKSGRGLLDNK from the coding sequence ATGCTAAACAGAAGAATACTAAGAGTAAAAGCTTTCCAAAACCTATATGCATACGAACAGTGCAAGGGTTCCAATTTCAACCTTGCAAAAGATTTTATCCGAACCTCATTTTTACCAGATTTAAATAGCATGGAAGTGCAGGATAAATCCGCACTTAACAAAGAAGCAGAGGAAGCAATAAAACTGTTTGAACAAAACCTTACCTCAAAGGACTTACTCAAGTCTAGCGAGGCAAGCCGCAAAGTAAAACAGGTGGTATTGGATGCATTGAAAAGGTATCACGAGGCAAACGAAAAGGATCATCAGTTTCTGCTAAAGAATATGGTGGTATCTGCTGAGCGAATCCCCCAGTTGTATTTATTGGCAATTGAGCTACTGCAGGCATTTGCAAAGCATGTGGAGAAAGAGATTGAAAAGAAAAAGAAATTTGCGGGCAACAATCCGGTGGGCTTTGGGAACGAACTGAACTTCCCAAACAACCAGGTATTGGCTTCTCTACGCGAATCAGATTATTACCGAACTGCCATCGCCAGAAACAATGTCAATTTAAATGACGTGGAACTGGAAATCAGAGAATGGTTTAGAGACTATATAAAACCTTCAGAGCACTATCAAGCATATCTTGAACTGGAAAACCCCACCGCTGAGCAGGATTTTGATTTAGTGGATAATTTGCTGAAAAAAGTGCTTTTCAAAAATGATGTGATCTTAAATTTCTTTTCTGAAAAAGACCTCAACTGGACAGAAGACAAATCAGTAGTAAGAAGCTTGGCGTCCAAAGTATTGAAAAATGCGGCCAACCTCAATGAAGAAAACGAAAACGAAATGCCCGAGATTGCGATGAACTGGGACGAGGATAAGGAGTTCTTTCAAAATATCTTTAACTTCACCATTGAAAATGATGCCAAGAGCAAGGCTCTTATTACTCAAAAGACCAAAAACTGGGACATTGACAGGCTCGCATTTACAGATAAAGTGATCATCTCGATGGCGATAGCGGAAATGAAGAATTTCCCAAGCATCCCTGTCAAAGTAAGTATTAACGAGTATATAGACATCTCTAAAACCTACAGCACACCCAAAAGCAAGCAATTTGTCAATGGTTTGTTGGATGTGATGGCAAAAGAGTTAACCGATATCGGAGAAATCCGTAAGAGCGGTAGAGGACTATTGGACAATAAATAA
- a CDS encoding DUF1573 domain-containing protein, protein MKINVMNMAVFSVMLALGTSCNQKSDQDDKIKALEDKIAQMETGNTAVTPVNAQATQAADPATLGAFGFPEMEYDFGTVKEGQVVEHLFKFTNNGQAPLVISNITASCGCTSPDWTKTPVKPGEEGFVKVVFNSANKSGAQAPTVSIQANTNPNVTRLRLKGTVTPKIAGAAAPVGPVKR, encoded by the coding sequence ATGAAAATCAACGTAATGAATATGGCGGTGTTTTCCGTCATGCTTGCCTTGGGAACTTCATGTAACCAAAAAAGCGATCAGGATGACAAGATCAAGGCTCTTGAAGATAAAATAGCCCAAATGGAAACCGGCAATACCGCAGTGACTCCAGTAAATGCACAGGCAACTCAGGCAGCCGATCCTGCTACCTTAGGTGCATTTGGATTTCCGGAAATGGAGTACGACTTCGGAACCGTCAAAGAAGGCCAAGTAGTAGAGCATCTATTCAAATTTACAAATAATGGACAAGCTCCATTGGTGATCTCCAACATTACCGCTTCGTGTGGGTGTACCAGTCCTGACTGGACCAAGACTCCGGTGAAGCCCGGTGAAGAAGGTTTTGTTAAAGTAGTTTTCAACTCCGCTAATAAGTCAGGTGCTCAGGCTCCTACGGTAAGCATCCAAGCTAATACCAACCCGAATGTTACTAGGCTCAGACTAAAAGGCACAGTAACCCCAAAAATTGCAGGCGCGGCCGCACCAGTAGGCCCGGTTAAACGATAA
- a CDS encoding YtxH domain-containing protein — MSKSSNSLIAFLIGAGAGAAIGVLFAPDTGTNTRDRLTFKLSKYKKELEELIDDLVDGKEMHLNEAKTEGKRVISEAKNKAENLLSDVNKLIDQINQGNN, encoded by the coding sequence ATGAGCAAGAGCAGTAATTCACTCATCGCATTCCTAATCGGCGCAGGCGCAGGCGCAGCAATTGGAGTACTTTTTGCACCTGACACAGGAACAAACACCCGTGATCGCCTTACTTTCAAACTTTCAAAGTACAAGAAAGAGTTGGAAGAATTGATTGACGATTTGGTAGACGGTAAGGAAATGCACTTAAATGAAGCAAAGACTGAAGGTAAACGTGTTATATCCGAAGCAAAAAACAAGGCTGAAAACTTGCTTAGTGACGTCAACAAGTTAATAGATCAAATCAATCAAGGAAATAACTAA